The stretch of DNA AATTGGACCCAAATTGAGCCCTCCCGCTCAGCAGGCTCCCTACCCAAACCTAATAATAACCCCGGCAACCAATAATCCCACCCCGGCTATTACACCTATCAAGGATATCGCCGGGGCCCAGACTGGAATAGGGTCGAATTCATAGCTCGCCGGATCATCTGGCCTGTCTATAAACGCAATTATTTCTTCTCCACTAGCACCCTCAAATTCCATCTGCCTTGCTTTATCATCGGTTTTTCTCATTTCCGGTATTGCGGCAATATATGCTCCGGCAAACCCGGCAATCAAAATAACCAATGCCGATATTATGGCTAACCAGAATAATATCCCGGCACCGTAGAGAAGGATTGCCGCCAATACACATATCCCTACGCCTATTTTTGCTACCATGGAATTTCACCTCTACCCGATTATATCAAAGTAACCAGCCAGGTAGGTAGTCAAATAGGAAACTCCAATTAGCCTACCTGCTTGGCTAACCGGTAGCCTAAGAACCTCCAACCCCTGCATTGCCACAACTGTTTGTCGAAACCAGACTAAAGCCAAGGCTATTCCGTGTCGATACGCTTCCTAGCCCGCTTCCTTCACTTCTTTAACCCACCCTTCCTTCGGCTAGTGATAAGGTGTATTTGGCCATCCTTTTGTTTTATGAAATGCTGCTTCATCTCATCTGTTAAACGCACTTTTCTATCCTCCGTGATAAAGGCAAACCTTATTATGTTAATATCCGTAAAATCTATGGCTTCCAATTTGTTTTTAAGATATATTTTCCACCTAAGATTGAGGTCAGTGTTGTCCTGCCAATTAGCATAGAAGGTGTTATCAGTGTATAATTTAGTGTCTAGGCTAAGATATAATTCCGCAATAATATCAAGTAATAGTAAAACCCTGGTATTATTGTCACGTAAGACGTCCGGCTCCTCCATATACTCAAGGAAGTGCAAAGCCCTATTTCTATTAAATTCCCGCTTCACGCCTTTTTTAGAACCGGCAAAATTCTGGTAAAACACTTCTTTGATCATATACTCCAGATATTTAATTTGGTTGCGAATCCAGTTTTGGAAATCAGGATTAGATCGCCTTTCATCATTCCTCTCCCCCAAATATTTTACTAAATACTTCCCAAAAACAAGTATGCTAAACTCACCTTTTGTGTTTGCAGATTTTATTTCCGGGTGCTCGATAGCCCACTCTCTTAATGCAACTTCTACGGCTGGCACCAGGGTCAAATATGAGCATATATAATTGCCGATCATTAGATCATAGGTAGCGCTTTCAATCACTTTCGTTAAACGGCTCAATATCTTCGAGGGTTTAAACCTATATTCAATCTGATATGCTCTTTGCCATGGATTAATTACCATCCTTAACACTTCTCCCTCCAGCCCTCCCCAAGCCGGATCCGGATTTTCTAAACAGCCTAATAATTCCTCAACCTTTTTCCCGGAGACACAAGGGTAAGGAGGAATAGTAAGCAACTTGTCCTTTAGATGGTCATCAATTTTGTCGAAGGCCTCCCATAAATTCATGTTATCCCCCCTTTAGGTAAATATACTATTTAAAACACGCTTCACCTCTTATTACCTTGAGAACCTTAACGATTAAATGACCTCTGATACGTTCCGACGGGGCAGTTGTTAAAAATAAAATAACCAGCCAACTAGGTAAGCCGATATACCCTATCAGGCCTACCTGTTTGGATGGTTGTCCTGGTATAATGAGATAGAATCCATGATAGCAAAAATATGTGTATTGGCAACAATTCTTCATGTTCTGCGCAGCTATATTACTACATTGTAACTATCTCGCTTAATTTTTTTATGTTTTCTTCATCTTGAATATCAGTCCAGCATGAACTGATATTTTTACTTTTACTCATCTCGGCTTTTTCTTCTCCAAATGCACTTTTTGTTTTTTCGTAATTTTTATCGCTGACCGTTTTTCCTATTGGATTCCTTTTCCAACCACAAAAATATATCTTGCTAGCCTCCTCAATGTTCCTCCTTTTTGAAGCAGCCCTTATGACATCCGTATAGTTTGGTTTCCGCTGAAACTCCTTTGGTATTTTTCGATTTAAAGCCTTAAAAAAATCGATTGGAGCAAATTTATGGTTGGGGTCATATTCTAATTCAAGATATGCAACTAATTTTTTGTAATCTTCCATGTAACACTTAACTCTATACCCTTTTTTTATTTCCAGTTCAAATACTTCAGGATTGATGCCAAGTGTTGTCAAATATAGCCGATAAGGTAATATGTCCG from Desulfoscipio gibsoniae DSM 7213 encodes:
- a CDS encoding DUF6037 family protein, which translates into the protein MRIFEFSGLRILHKNMKQKKEKRAIFPFDYNGKNFSCIFLTDILPYRLYLTTLGINPEVFELEIKKGYRVKCYMEDYKKLVAYLELEYDPNHKFAPIDFFKALNRKIPKEFQRKPNYTDVIRAASKRRNIEEASKIYFCGWKRNPIGKTVSDKNYEKTKSAFGEEKAEMSKSKNISSCWTDIQDEENIKKLSEIVTM